Genomic window (Aquimarina sp. BL5):
TCAATCCATCAACACGTGGTTTTGTGAATGGAAATGCCTTAGGGTTTCCGGATTGTGCATATTTATCGACTAAAGGTCCACCAGGATAAGGAAGGCCTAATATTTTTGCACTTTTATCAAAGGCTTCTCCTACGGCATCATCGATAGTTTCTCCAATAATTTCCATATCAAAATGGTCATTGACTTTTACGATCTGGGTGTGACCACCGCTAATCGTCAAAGCAAGGAATGGAAAATCAGGTTTTTCAAATTCGTCTTCATCTATAAAATGTGCCAGAATATGTGCCTGCATGTGATTAACATCAATTAGAGGAATGTCCAATGCTAATGCTAATGACTTGGCAAATGAAGTACCAACGAGCAAAGATCCCATTAAACCAGGACCGCTTGTAAAGGCAATAGCACTTAGGTCAGAGGTGTCAATATTCGCTTGTTTTATAGCTTGATCAATTACAGGGACAATGTTTTGTTGATGTGCTCTAGAAGCTAATTCAGGAACTACTCCGCCGTATTGTTCGTGAATTTTTTGGGTGGCTACAACATTTGATAATACTCTACCGTTGC
Coding sequences:
- the tsaD gene encoding tRNA (adenosine(37)-N6)-threonylcarbamoyltransferase complex transferase subunit TsaD, which encodes MSSQNVYILGIESSCDDTSASILCNGRVLSNVVATQKIHEQYGGVVPELASRAHQQNIVPVIDQAIKQANIDTSDLSAIAFTSGPGLMGSLLVGTSFAKSLALALDIPLIDVNHMQAHILAHFIDEDEFEKPDFPFLALTISGGHTQIVKVNDHFDMEIIGETIDDAVGEAFDKSAKILGLPYPGGPLVDKYAQSGNPKAFPFTKPRVDGLNFSFSGLKTGVLYFVQKQVKENPNFINENLEDVCASIQYTIINILIDKLKKASKETGIKSIAIGGGVSANSGIRKALKEGEHKYGWKTFVPKFEYTTDNAAMIGIVGYLKYLKKDFTDMSVVAKARIKF